GAAGCTCTCCTGGTGTTGACTTAGGGATGAAGGCTCCAGGCTGCTGCCAGAAATGGAGTCACCCGCAGAAGAACTGTTTTCTCTGATAAGGATGTCCCACCATTTTCAAGCTGTTCGTTACCACCATTTTCAAGCTGTTCGTTACCACCATTTTCAAGCTGTTCGTTAAAGTTACACAGGTCCTTCTTGCAGCAGTAGTACGTTAGCTCATTTTCCCTCAAGCGGGTTGTGAGGTCCTTGAAATTGCAATGCTCAAGCTTCCAACACTTGTTATACACTTGTAACCCTGTGGGGAGACACACACAAGGGTAAGAAAGTAAGTGGGAAGAGTTCTGTATCTGCTTTTGAATCCTCAATTCTATTTCGTATGTATCCTGTGCAAGTAGAGACATCTAGGCAAGATGCTCATCCCAGGTGGGTTGTAAAGGAgaacaattaagtaaataatGATACACCTCTAAATAGAGCTTTTATAGAAAACCAAGGTCTCATCAGAGCCAGTATAGTTATGGGGGTGGGACGGAGGAGGAACAGGCATTTATactgttaagagggaaatttggtAATATCTGCCAAGATTTTAAACACATGCcccctttgatccagcaattccacttttagaaTTTACGCTATGAAGTTACTTGgggattttttccttttcttctttttttttttttagagagataaggtctcactttcttgcccggtcgtctggtcttgaactcctgggctcaagtggtcctcctgcttcagcctcccaaagtgatagaattataggggtgagccaccatgcccagccaaagctATGTATAAGATATATGCTCAAGAATGGTCAGAATAAAACCTGAAAAACCCAgtccattaatttttaaaaagtgttaaagaAATTACAATAGAATTCCTTACAATGCAAGTTCCATGCAGATAAGAAATGACATGGGCCTTCAACTGCTAACATGGAAGgagcttgatttaaaaaaaaaaaatgagaaaaataggtAAACTGGActccatcaaaatttaaaacttttgtgcttcaaaggacattgtcaaaaaataaaaagataactcacagaaagggagaaaatgtttgcaaatcacaTGTAAaccaccaggtgcggtggctcacacctgtaatcccaacactttgggaggccgagatgggagaattgtttgaggcgggaagtttcagaccagcctggtcaacatggcaagaccccctctctatttcttttttaaagtcatATGTAAGAGCATAGTATCCAGGATATAGAAAACATTCTTAAACTCTACAATAAAAAGACTAACCCAATTAAAATATGGACAATGAGGccagtgtgatggctcacacctgtaatcccagcactttaggaggctgaagtgagaggattgcctgcggccagcctgggcaacatagtgatatcccaactctacaaaaataaaaaataaaaaaattagccaggcagggtgttGCGCCTTTAGTcttagctacttcggaggctgaggcaggaggatcactcggaCTCAGGactttaaggctgcagtgagctatgattgtactgctgcattccagcctaggcaacaaagcaagaccctgcctctttaaaaaaaaatgggcaaaggatttgaataaacatttctccaaagaagattctcaaatggccaataagtacatgaaaagatgcttgatatcattagtcattaggaacatgcaaatgaaaatcacagtgagataccattttatactcactaggatggctaagataaagaaaatggtaaataGCAAATGTTGCAAGGAAGTGgaaaaaattggaaccctcaaacattgctggtgggaatgtaaaatggtatagatACTCTGGACAAATTTGGCATTTCTGCAAAAAGTTAAAGATAGAGTTATCCATTTGACTGAGCAATTCCACTCACAAGTGTACATACTTCTGCCATTCTCTGGAAGGATTCCCAAGTAATTTAATACTGTTATCATCATGGAAGAATACACTTCGTTTATGTTTTTATTGAGTTTTTCAAATTTGCCACatggacaatttttaaaatatttgaaacttcattttaaaaatcatttgattaTTCAGTAATACAGGAAAAGTTTCTACAAGGACATGCCATCATGGTCTCATTTTTGGAAAAATAGCCTTGGGCACACAGGAAAATAAAGGCCAGATGTATACACTCCAAGTATCTTATCGTAGTTTGAATTGAAAACTACGTTCACACACAAGTTTCcacatgaatgttcatggcaCTATgattcaaaattgctaaaaagtggaaacaacccatatgtccattactggtgaatggataaacaaaatgtggtatatccacacaatagaatactatgtggccacaacagaatgaagtactgatacatgccacaGCATGAGtgaaccttggaaacattatGTTTAGTGAAAAAAAAGCTAGTCGCAAAGTGCCacaatactgtatgattccttgCATATGAAGTGCCCAGGAGAGCCAAATCTATGAAGACAGAAAGTAGGAATGAGGACTGACTGCTGACAGGTTTCTTTTCAAGGTGACAGAAAGATCCTGGAATTAGACAGTTGCGGTAAGTCATACAACCTTGTAAATATACTAAgagccactgaattatacactttaaaatgtaaatgttctggtctgtgaattatatctcaataaaaaccCTAGATGCAGAACAGTGTATAGAATGTGACCCATTTGTGGAAATAAAGCACATATACATTGAGGTaagtgcatttatttttctctggaaaGATTCCCAAGTAATTTAATAGTGTTATCATCATGGAAGAATACACTTCGTTTATGTTTCTATTGAGTTTTTTTAATTTGCCACAtggatgatttatttttaaaatatttgaaacttcattttaaaaatcattagattATTCAGTAATACTGGAaaagtttctacaaaaaacacgCCATCATGGTCCCATTTTTGGAAAAATAGCCTTGGGCACACAGGAAAATAAAGGCCAGAAGTATATACTCCAAGTATCTTATCACAGtttttttaatattcagaaaaagCATGTTAGGTGAAAAATGTATTAGTTGAGAGAGTGGTATTATGGTAGATTTTCTTCTCCAAAAATAACTGAGTGCCTGTGTGCTAGATACTGGGGTATAAGAAGGTATTTGTCCTTGCCCTGAAATTGGTTTCTTATCTTCTgtgctggaaagaaaaaaacgCAGATGCATACTTCCTTATTTCAGGCTTGTAGCTAATTTACCCAATTCCATGCAGAGCTTGGAACACAACACTTCTCAGTTTATAACTGCAGGCGTAACTGTCCTGTCCTCCTCCTCTGAGGGGATGGGTATCCGGATTGGAATTTAATGAAGTTTAGTCAAGTGGCAGACTCCACATAGAGTATTCCAGAAATGGCTCTAGTTGCTGAAGTCTTAACTAAATAACTGGAAGCTTCTAATATTGTACTAGAGGCTGCTGGTGATTCAGACAAG
This genomic window from Pan troglodytes isolate AG18354 chromosome 9, NHGRI_mPanTro3-v2.0_pri, whole genome shotgun sequence contains:
- the CD59 gene encoding CD59 glycoprotein isoform X1, with translation MGIQGGSVLFGLLLVLAVFCHSGHSLQCYNCPNPTADCKTAVNCSSDFDACLITKAGLQVYNKCWKLEHCNFKDLTTRLRENELTYYCCKKDLCNFNEQLENGGNEQLENGGNEQLENGGTSLSEKTVLLRVTPFLAAAWSLHP